Genomic DNA from Enterococcus saccharolyticus subsp. saccharolyticus:
TTCGCCACCAAAAGCTTCATGATTCATAAAGTTGCCCCAACGACCAATTCCTTGTGCTAAAATCACGCTAGGTGCAGCAATATCTAAGAATGTCCACGTCGAAATAAAGTTGCGTTGACAATAAAAATAAAGCCAAATACCACCTGCAATTAATCCGCCATAAATTGCTAATCCACCAGAACGAATATTGAAAATTTGCATCGGGTCTTGAAGATAAGGTTCTATATTGAATAAAACATAATATAACCTCGCTCCAATAAACGACAACGGCAAAGCCGCCAACATAAAATCAGACACATCATCTGAACGTAATCCTGCACGAACGGCTTCACGTGAACTTAACCACATAGCAATGACTACACCAGAAATAATAATAATCGCATACCAATAAATGGCGATGCCAAACAATTCAAAAGCGACACGATTGACTGTACCTACCATATTAACGCCTCACTTCCTAAAGAGCTGAATTCTCTTCAATTAATTGACTTAAACGGTCTTCAAAAGCTTGTGTTGCATCATAGCCCATTGTCTTCGCACGGAAGTTCATTGCAGCAACTTCAATGATAATTGCGACGTTTCGACCTGTTTTGACAGGAATTTTAATTTGAGGAATCGCTACTTCACCCAATTCCACGACTTCATCAGACGAGCCTAAGCGATCATATTTTTTATCTTTGGCCCAAGCTTCTAAATAAACCGCTAATTGGACTTGCATCGAACCACGTACTGCACTGGCACCAAATAAGTTCATCACATCAATAATACCAATTCCACGAATTTCAATTAAATGTTCTAAAATTTTTGGTGGTTCACCGATTAACGTTAAATCATCTTGCTTGTAAATATCTACTCGGTCATCCGCAATCAAACGATGCCCACGTTTGATTAATTCTAAGGCTGTTTCACTCTTACCAATGCCACTATCTCCCTGAATTAAAACCCCTAAGCCATAAACATCCACTAATACACCATGCACATTCGTACGCGTAGCCAAACGACCATCCAAATAGCTCGTAATTTGACCTAAAAGGCGAGATGTTGAAATGGTTGAACGTAAAATAGGAATTTGTTTCTCATTACACGCTTGAACCATTTCATCCGGAACATCCAATCCACGTGAAATAATCAAAGCTGGGGTATCTTCTGCACATAAACGACGCACAACCATCAAACGTTCTTCTGGCATCATACGACGTGCAAATGTCACTTCTTTACTACCAAATAATTGTAATCGATCATGTGAATAATAATTAAAATAACCGGTTAATTCTA
This window encodes:
- the lgt gene encoding prolipoprotein diacylglyceryl transferase; the protein is MVGTVNRVAFELFGIAIYWYAIIIISGVVIAMWLSSREAVRAGLRSDDVSDFMLAALPLSFIGARLYYVLFNIEPYLQDPMQIFNIRSGGLAIYGGLIAGGIWLYFYCQRNFISTWTFLDIAAPSVILAQGIGRWGNFMNHEAFGGETTRAFLEKLHLPDFIIDNMYIDDAYRQPTFLYESVWNVLGFLLLIFLRKKTGLLKQGEVFLSYIIWYSFGRMFIEGMRTDSLYLFGPIRVSQLLSFVLFVGGWAVFIWRRKKVKDLKDYNRSRGDNEYLI
- the hprK gene encoding HPr(Ser) kinase/phosphatase, producing MTETIKVKELATALNLEIVTGEEEALDRDICTADVSRPGLELTGYFNYYSHDRLQLFGSKEVTFARRMMPEERLMVVRRLCAEDTPALIISRGLDVPDEMVQACNEKQIPILRSTISTSRLLGQITSYLDGRLATRTNVHGVLVDVYGLGVLIQGDSGIGKSETALELIKRGHRLIADDRVDIYKQDDLTLIGEPPKILEHLIEIRGIGIIDVMNLFGASAVRGSMQVQLAVYLEAWAKDKKYDRLGSSDEVVELGEVAIPQIKIPVKTGRNVAIIIEVAAMNFRAKTMGYDATQAFEDRLSQLIEENSAL